A section of the Ovis canadensis isolate MfBH-ARS-UI-01 breed Bighorn chromosome 1, ARS-UI_OviCan_v2, whole genome shotgun sequence genome encodes:
- the SST gene encoding somatostatin, which translates to MLSCRLQCALAALSIVLALGGVTGAPSDPRLRQFLQKSLAAAAGKQELAKYFLAELLSEPNQTENDALEPEDLSQAAEQDEMRLELQRSANSNPAMAPRERKAGCKNFFWKTFTSC; encoded by the exons ATGCTGTCCTGCCGCCTCCAGTGCGCGCTGGCCGCGCTCTCCATCGTCCTGGCTCTTGGCGGTGTCACCGGCGCGCCCTCGGATCCCCGACTCCGTCAGTTTCTGCAGAAATCCCTGGCTGCTGCCGCTGGCAAACAG GAACTGGCCAAGTACTTCTTGGCAGAGCTGCTGTCTGAACCCAACCAGACAGAGAACGATGCCCTGGAGCCTGAAGATTTGTCCCAGGCTGCTGAGCAGGATGAAATGAGGCTGGAGCTGCAGAGATCTGCTAACTCAAACCCCGCCATGGCACCCCGAGAACGCAAAGCTGGCTGCAAGAATTTCTTCTGGAAGACTTTCACATCCTGTTAA